A region of the Acidobacteriota bacterium genome:
GCGACAGGAGGGCGCCGCCCAGGTTGACCAGGGCCGGGTAGTATTCCGGATCGTGCTTCAGGGCTTCGCGGAAGCGGGTTTCGGCCAGGGCGAACTCTCCCGATTGGAACGCCAGCGTCCCCAGGACATTCCAGGCCGAGACGAACTGCGGCGCCAGGCGCACGCTCTTCTCCAGGTGGGCGACGGCCCCCGCCAGGTCCCTTCTTTCCAGCCGCCGGTACGCCTTCTCGTATTCCTTCCGGGCCTTTTCGGGGACCGAGAGTTCGGCCGCCGACACCCCCCCGAGGTTGCCGCTTCTCGATTGCGGACGAAAAAGCACCTTCACGGAGATCCTGTCCCGGGAGTCGGCCAGGCCGGGGCTGACCTCGATCGTCCGCTGGCACTGGCCGACGCGCGCGATCGACACGATCAGGGTGTATCGGTCCGGCGGCAGCTTCCTGAACCTGAACTTTCCGGACCGGTCGGCGAGGGTGTGGGCGGCGAAAGGCTTCGTGATTCCTTCCAGCAGCACGAGGGGCGTCGCGTCCGGGGAAAACGCGGCTTCCTCGTACACGATCCTGCCTGTCAGCTCATACTCTTCGCCTGCCGCGACGGCGCCGGCGGCCTGCAATCCGGCGAGGAGCAGCAGGGGAAGGATTCGAAGGCTCCTCATGACCCGATAGTACCAGCCCGACCGCGGGGCGCAAACAGCCGAAAGAGGGGAAGCGCGCATCCCCGGGCGGGGCCCGGCCCGAGAAAATGCCTTACCCGCGCCGGGCGGTTCGGTAGTAGAATCCCCGTGTCCGGCGGTTCCGGCCATTGATCCAGGCCGGGGGACGCGATGAAGCAGCGAAGAATCCGACATGGGGCGGTCATGAAGCGGGGGCCCGACGGGGTGGGAATGAAAACGCAGCCTGCGGGCCCTGTCCATTCCACACAACCATCATCAGGAGACTACATCCAGTGAAACGCACGAATCTCGTCACGATGTGCATCGCGCTCTGTGCCGCGATGCTGTTCCCCGTTTTGGGGCAGGCGCAGTTTGCGAAGGCCAAACCGAAGCCGGGGGATCCTCCCCCGGGGGTGCAGGCTTCCCAGGTCCCGATGGTATCCTGCCAGCGCGGCGGCCTGCAGCACGCCGTCCGGCTGTACCTGGCCGCTCAGGCCAGGGGCGACATCTCCATCCTGCCGCTTGCCACGGGGCTCGGCTACCAGGAGAACATGAAGCCCGCCGACATCAAGACCGGCTTCCTCACCAAACCCCTCGTCATCGACAAGAGCATGAGCCTGTACGACGACGCCTCGTGCCAGACCTTCACCGAGGTCATCGCGACCGACAAGGCCAATCCCCACGTAATCGGGGTGCGGCTG
Encoded here:
- a CDS encoding tetratricopeptide repeat protein, giving the protein MRSLRILPLLLLAGLQAAGAVAAGEEYELTGRIVYEEAAFSPDATPLVLLEGITKPFAAHTLADRSGKFRFRKLPPDRYTLIVSIARVGQCQRTIEVSPGLADSRDRISVKVLFRPQSRSGNLGGVSAAELSVPEKARKEYEKAYRRLERRDLAGAVAHLEKSVRLAPQFVSAWNVLGTLAFQSGEFALAETRFREALKHDPEYYPALVNLGGALLSLNRIPESLETNLAAARERPDDALAHSQLGLSYYFLERPVEAARHLERAIALDPAHFSFPQLPLADIYLQMRDPVSAARVLRQFLALHPDAAQAPAVRTQLEVLGIGTRE